From the Pseudorasbora parva isolate DD20220531a chromosome 2, ASM2467924v1, whole genome shotgun sequence genome, the window ACAAAAGAGTTTTAGGAGCCAGCCAATAGCCTCTAAGTTGTTCGTCGCCGGTGGTTACGGCCATGTGATTGGTCCAGGTGTTGCAGAGCGAGAGGGTAGCACCGAGTCCCTCGTGATATTGAGAAGGGCTCGGTCATGGTTGGACCGCTCCCATTCCGTCCTccccctcttcctcctcttcatccTTGTGCATGTTGTTTCAATGTAAAGAGCCGGAAATGAACACGACTGAATGTAATGAAGTAAAACCCCCACACTTGtgcctgttttattttttttctaaactaCATTTCCAGGTTTTCACTGACTATGATATAAGCCTCAATCTAAAAAAAGGTCAAGCATGGAGAATCTGAGATAAAGGGTGTCATAGTTATGTCCATAAAGACTGCCTTTATTAATGGAGTGGACAGTGTAATTCAATGTAGCTTATAGAAAGACTGAGGGTTTCTCAACTCTGGCCCTGTTatttagggttggagctaaactctgcaggacagtggacCTCGAGGGACAGTTAAGAAACCCTGGTTTAAGGGAAACATTTCTATCACTTATTTTCCCTGGGAATTTAACCCAACATGCTCTTCCAATTGTTGAGCCAGTATGGGAACTAGTATTGTATCtgtatatatcacaatatagttAAAGTCGGCTTGAAATAGAAATTGTGACTCTTTCTTTCCAACACATGGTCCACTTCTCAAACCTTAAACAAAAacttcattttgtttttttgtgaattgATTAGATTGTTGTCATTTGCGAATCGTTGCAATTTGCacgttaatatttaatataataaagacacttttctttttaataatgATGTGCTCAGATAAATCATTCAGAATGAACACTGCagtattacataaaaaaatgattcattaatttagattttatggCGGCTTCAAGTTGACGAAGTAATGACTGGAATAATAATCcattcaattataatttgacaagtggttttattcatatcagagaCCTATTCTTTATGAAACAATAAAGTTTACTCTGTTTTTCTCCTAGTTCACTGGCCACTTACTTTGATGTATTTTGGGAAAAGTGGATGAAATAATGCGATGTAAATCCGAAAGATCCTCTGAATTGTGGCGCAAACTTATGGCGCATTATATCAACTAACATGATCATTATAAAGGTGTTTAAACGACACCACACATTCACTTCCACATATTTGACAATCGGATTATAGCATACAATTTATGATATCGTAAACAAGgttgtgaatattttgaataaaaagggaaaaactaaataaacGTGATTCATATCTGTCTGTGTGGCTGCATTCGCCAAGGAAATAAAACGTTCTAAAATAAGTCACCTCAAAAAATTCACGCTGGGGGTTAGTGTATACATTGCATTCAGAAAGTTTTCACAGCATATCACTTATTCCACACTTTTGTAATGTTACAGCCttccaaaattgattaaattaataatttcatCCCTCCATTCTACAAACAATTCccaataatgacaacatgagAGACATTTTTTGAAATCTTTGgacatttattgaaaataaaaaaaataaaaaattacatgtacataagtatttacagcctttgccattctcACACTCTAAATTTAGCTCAGgtgcatcctgtttccactgatcatccttgatgTTGTAAATTACCTTGAGTGTGGTAAATTTACCTGGTAAATACATTTGACTGGAAGgttcacacacacatgtctaTATCCCTATTATATATCTAAGGTctcacagttaacagtgcacaaaccaagccatgaattCCAAGGAATTTCTCTGCAGGATTGTACCGAGGCgcagatctggggaagggtacagaaaaatgttctgcagcaatgaaggtcccaatgagcacagtggcctccatcaacCATAGATTAAAGAAGTTTGGGACCACCAGGACACGTCCTACAGCTGACCGCCCGGCCAAACTGAGCAATCGCTAGAGAAGGGCCTCACTCTGACAGAGATCCagcgtttctctgtggagaaAGGAGAACCTTCCCGAAGAACATCCATCTTtgcctgtatggtagagtggccatACATAAGTcactcctcagtaaaaggctgcctggagtttgccaaaaggcacctaaAGGACTCCCAGACCACTAGAAAtaaaattctctggtctgatgaaacaaagattgaactctttggcctgaatggcaagcgtcatgtttagaggaaaccaggcactgctcatcacctggccaaatAACGTCCCTACaatgaagcatggtggtggcagcatcatgctgtggggatgtttttcagcggcagATACCAGTCAGGATCAAGGGAAAGAttaatgcagcaatgtacagagacatcctttatgaaaacctgctccagactgctcaggacctcagactggggtgaAGGTTCCTCTTCCGATAGGCCAaagaccctaagcacacagccaagataacaaaagaGTGGCTACAGGACAACTCCGTACATGTCCTTGagtggggggaaaaaacattCCATTTGCACAAAAATTATCCTAAACAGTGTATCTGTAATGGCTAACATTTCTAACTTTGATTTGATATAAAGCCTACTGTCATTCAGCTCTTTTGATCTATCATGATGGTGCTATACCAGAATCAACACCATTATACATAAATCgtcaaaataaatgcatattttttctTCCCTTCACGGAAAACAATTCATCTTAGCACCTTTGAAATCCCTTCATTCAGTTTGTAATTTTACTCGTTCTGAAATCCTTTGTCGACATATTAAGTAGAATTTCCCTTCTAGCCCATGTCATAGGCCAGGCTGGGTCTTCTCATGCAACTGCACTGGGTTTTAATGCACTTTTAACATGGCCCAGGGCTGCAGTGGGAATGCCAGGAGTGGGACGGGAATGCACAACTCACAGATTCCACAGAAATCATATAAAAGGCCAGTTCAAGTCTGCTGAAGAAAAGAGAGATAGTTGTGTGTTAGGaatggggggtgggggtgggggggtcgTCGCAGTGACAATCCTAGCTCAGAGCAGCAGAGAATGGGCCTTGTGTCTGGGCTGGTACTGGGGTACCAGGCGCTGCTGCTCTGCGGACAAAAGCCACAATGTAAGTGTGGTGGGGAGTGTGAGGGGCTGGAATGAGAAGCTTCTGGAACGCTGCAGAGGAGGAGAACAGTTTAGTGGATTAATACAGGGATGGGTCTGTGAGACGCACACTGTGAGACCTGCTCGTAGCACAAGAGGAGGTGTGTGGGGGGCTCGTGTTAATGACAGAGGTCTTTCTACTGCTCACAGTGCTTTATTTGTTTACAATTGCCCCCATAGTCTTGCTGAGATGGACAGAAGGAAGGGGGCAGAGGAACGAGGGTTATTATGTGCTTATGGCATTGCTTGCGTGAGCAGATGCATTTGGCATGTGCGGAGCTGCGCGGCAGACACACGTCTAGCTCCTGGTGGGGCTGAGGGACACTTGGCACTTTAAACACTGATCTCAGCTAGATCCGCTAGTTTTACCACAGCTTCAAGTTGAGTTGGCTCCAGCTGCGAGTTCCAACCGGGTGCATTATGGGAATGTTGTGGAACGCCATATCTCAGCGCGAGGAGACGAGCTCCGTCTCTGGGAAGGAAGAAAGTCAGCGCTGCTTTCTCAGCTGCCCGAGGGCTTGGAGGGTTAAACCCCTGGAGCTTGGACTGAGACATGGAGAACCGGAGATCACCGGCAACTCCATTCCACAGCATCGTCGGAGCTTCATCCTACGGTTTCCTGCCAGACAAAGAGAGCTGCTCTTCGGCGCTGTATCTAATCTGCTGAATTGTGATGGTTCAAGGTATTTGGAACCAGAGTGTCTGACGTTTTTTGTGTCAATTTTCACAGATTTTGCATCTAGATGTTTGTAGGTACAGTAGTCTGAGCAGATACACATTGTTCTTGTGGTTGTGCCATTGTTTGGGAACATTCAAACTGCTCATTGCGTCCATTTTTCAATGTCTCTGCCTATCTCTGAATgtacattttctctctctctttccctcaGTTCAGCACCTGAAGTCTACAGATCTCGGACGCCACAGCCTCCTCTACATAAAAGAAATGGGACATGGCTGGTTTGGCAAGGTAAGACCTTTTATAACCCAAGCCATACTATAGGGTGTACCTTAGAAATCAGCCGAAAATCTAATGGAGTTGATATTAAACACAGTACAGTGTAGTCTGGTCGTGAACTCATGAGCTTCCGTTAAACGAACAGTTTGAGATAAATGGCACACAAGTGTTCACTCTTTGTAAATCTGTGCTGCCAGTTTCACAGGTGGCAGGTGTGAGTCATTTCCTCAGTGTTAATGtgtggtttgggcctgctttcaGGTTTTGCTGGGGGAGGTGAATGCTGGACTCAGCTCCACACAGGTGGTGGTTAAGGAGCTGAAGGCCAGTGCCAGTGTACAGGAGCAGATGCAGTTCCTGGAAGAGGTCCAACCTTACCGGTAAACACCTTTCCTCTTATCTCTCCTACTTATTTTACTTACCTCCTCTTCTGATTGTATCTAACGTTATATGCTAAAATATATGCTATATTTATGACATTTGTGTCTACATCTCTTGTTGGCACAAACTGAATCTACATTATTAACTAAACAGTTTCTCATGTGAGCAATATTTtgatgtttgaatgtattttgaaCCCTTAAAGGGTGCTCCAGCATCCAGCCCTTCTGCAGTGTCTGTCCCAGTGTTCAGAAGTCACGCCCTACCTGCTGGTTATGGAGCACTGTCCCCTGGTAAGCCACCGAAAACCAGCCACTTCCCTCACTGGACTTGAGTTGGTCAGCCTACCCTTTAGAATCTATACTGTCAGTCAGCAGCCTTTCGAGATGAAGTGGCATATTATATCAAATATAATATGATGTATTGAAGTAGCATCCCCTTTATTTTGCAAGTATTGTTTTGAGAGCAAGAAGCTGCAAAAAAGCAACTGCATGCATGCGCAGTGCATTTGACCCTTTGGTAAGCCACACCTTAAAAATGTTACTGACCAATCCAAGCTTATCAACTCTAGCCATATTAGCAgacttttgttcttttctcatatGTCTATGGAGAATCTGTGTGTTTGGataactttttctttttttaaacaaggaACACAGAGAGAACATATAACATTTTTCAAATCTTAATGTGAATCTTGATATGGTCATGCTGTGTATTAAACCCTCATTTCCCTTGCTGCAGCTGTAATATTTTTTAACTTTCCTAAAATGTCATTTATCTATGTAGTTGTACTATAGGTAATAGTAAATAAAGAGTTCACGGTACTATAACATTAGGAACAGTTCCGATCACCATCAAATGAGGCTTTTCtctttttatttgattatgGTAGgtgtttgtcttgtttctaattTCACAGTCTTGgcagttttaataattttacagCATCATTAAACAATTTAAGAAAAACACAATTGCTTTGTTTCATCCCAACACCACTTTATGAGCACATTTTACTGAAAAACGTACAGTGATATTTCTATAAAGCTGGTCTAAGCATCCAAGGGGGACAGAGCTTAGCACACGGATGATTAAACAGCTTAATGCTCCCTCTTCTGGTCATATTAGAAATTGTGCATTTGTACAGTAACAAATTGACAGAGTAATGGTACCAGAATTACAGTAGGTAGTGAACGGCATGATAACACACATTAGCATTCATGCATTGTTTTTATTAATGATATTTACTTTATACAGGGTGATGTTAAAGGATATCTACGTAGCTGTCGGGCCACCGACTCAGTGACCCCTGACCCTTTGATCCTCCAGCGGATGGCATGCGAGATTGCTTCTGGTCTGCTGTACCTTCACAAACACAATTACATTCACAGGTCAGGATCCACTAGCCTTTGGCCTTTTCCCTACATATTGGTCCTTTTAGTTATTTTTCACCATGCCGCTCACTGGACGTCCAGCTCTGGTGTCTCCTGGCAACAATATCCTGGTGCTGCTTGAGTACATGTCACAGACTCCAGCATCAGTGATTTTGTTgctgggggaaaaccccttgctCAACAAAACCATCAATTATTTGTAAGAATTGATTGAAGAAAATGTTAGATGACACTGCAGACTTCCTTTGTTACTGTGTCATGAAAGTTTGCCAATGACAGGAACTAAAAATGCTGCAAACATTGCTCCACTCTGTCCTGTTCTCAGTGACCTGGCCCTCAGGAACTGCCTGTTGACCTCAGAGCTGGCAGTGAAAATTGGAGACTATGGCCTCAGCCACAGTAAGTACAAGGTGAGTCTGTGACGGCTTTTAGGATTGCAGTCATGCTAATCCTATTATTTTGACTTTGTCTCAGTGTTTCTTTATATTCAATATCCGTTCATCCTTTCCCCCTGGTAGGATGACTATTATGTAACAGCAGATCAAATATGGGTTCCTTTACGCTGGATTGCCCCTGAACTTATTGATGAAGTCCACGGCAATCTCTTAGTTGTGGACCAAACCAAAGCCAGCAATGTCTGGTGAGAAatcatttagaaaaaaacaCTATGACAGAGGTTTTCAATTTTAAGGTCACAGAATATTACATGTTGTATGCACTAAATCTGTAATCTGAGTGCAAAGTTGAACTCAGCAAAACAATCAGGATGCTGCAAATGCAGAACTTTGCCTTTGCACCTTTTTATTTGGATACTTATTTTGGGGTAATATTTCGCTTATCCAAAAGGTGATAAGCATCCTTTGAATGATAATACTGGTCTTTGACAAACTTTAGCATGACACACAAGCTCAGCCCCTCTCAAAACGGTAAAGTTCTGCAGATAATTTGTGGACTGCAATATCCTGAAGTACATTTCTGTGCGGGTTCTCAAGaatttggaataaaaaaaaaaaagctgcagTTGGCCAAAAAAGAAAACCTCTGCCCCGTGACATACTGACATATGTGTGCAATTTTAAATCCAGAATTTAAGACATATGATATACTTTAAACTAATTGCCTCACTGATTAACAAACTCTTCACTATGTGATTAACCCTGCAGGTCACTGGGTGTGACAATATGGGAGTTGTTTGAACTGGGGAACCAGCCTTACAGGCACTATTCTGATAGGCAGGTTTTAACATATGCTGTAAAGGAACAGCAGCTCAAACTGCCAAAGCCCCTGCTGAAAGTGCCTCTGTGTGAACGCTGGTGAGTCGATTCACAAGTCACAATCATTGTTATGAACAGCCAATCCCCTTTAGTTTACCATTCATGACTCCCCTGACCCCCATCACTACattcaaaccaatcaatgttccCCTTCAGAGACACACCCACAAAATCaatcttattttaaatatgaatcaaTCAATAATGTAATCAATAATGTAAAGCAATGAATATTTCCAACCACAGGCGCTTCCACAAGTCATTGCCATTTTCTCTGGCAATACCAACAAATCAAGACTGCTCAGATCCACGGTGGCCAATCATTAATTCTCCCCTTCTATAAGCCTATCAATCATACATTTATCCAGTCCTGGAAGCACACATCATTCATTTTACCCTGACACACTCCAATCATTGTCCATTTATTCAAGCAAAGTAATGTATATACCACTATACAACTATACCACTCAATCCCCTACTGGATGCTATTCAATAAATGACCATACTTTAAGGCTTCAAGGCTACCATTACGCTAACCTGCCCATGTGTCAAATCATCACTTAGTGAGTTTCTGGCTATTGTCCATACTGTACTAGCATCCATTTTAAGCATCCATAAAACAATTAGATAATGGAGGACAAAAACAGTACCACGTATACATCTTTAGGTTCCAAGAAAATAGGCAAATGTTGATATCTGTGTTTTAAGGTTTTGgaacttaaatatacaattaaaaatagatTTGGTATGCTATTTGTGTCAACAATTTTAGTTTAATCCTTTACAACCAACCATTCTGTTTCTGCTAGATATTAGTTAAGGGTCTAAACAATTAGCTTTTCTGTCATGTGTGTGAGCaggtatgaggtaatgcagttCTGTTGGCTGCAGTCTGAGCAGAGACCTGTCGTGGAGGAAGTCCATCTACTGCTAAGTTATCTGTGTGCTAAGGGTACCACTGAGGCTGAAGAAGACTTTGAGCAGCGCTGGAACTCTCTCAGGCCAAGTCTGGGCTCCAACAGCTCTCACAGGACACCTGCACCTGAAGTAGCTTCTTCAACTTCCTCTTCATTTCCTCTACTTGAACACTTCTCTATGGCAGACAGCTTCCAGTCTGAGAATGGGGACGATATATTGACAGTAACTGAGACCAGCCATGGGCTCAACTTTGAGTATAAATGGGAGCAGGCACAAGCCGAGCAGCCCTACTGCTCCTCTTCAGCTAGTGGACCATTGGGAAAGAATAATCCCCATTACCAGGATGTGTATTATCCACTCAGCAACTCCAAAGGTACCTGCAAGGGAGAGAGTCTCCCTCTCGGGGTCTCTCCATCCTACTATGGGTCAGACCATCCAGGGGTGGTTCCAGTGCTGAGTGCACACAGCCCCTCAGTAAGTAGTGAGTACTACATCCGCATTGAGGAACCAGTTGAGTGCAACATTAACTTAGAAGAAACCAATCTTGATTACAGCCCGAGAGTTGAAGCCAGCAACAGCAGCATGTATTCTACGGACAGAAGGAGCCCCGTTGGGTCTCAGCCAAACAGCTACTGGTCAGCAGCTAAAGAATCCATCAGTAATGATTATGATTCAGATAGTAGCCTAAACATGGAGCCACTCCAAAGAAGAGTTCCAAACTTGGTAGAGACTAGCCAGTCAGAATCATATTTCTCTTCTAATGACAGGCAAAATTTACAGTGTGAAGAGTCACCTCAAGCAGAGCCAGATGTTCATTTGATAAGAGGGTATAGTTCAGACTCTAATCAGCAGAGAAGAGGGTCGGGAAGTCTCTGCCATAGACTGGAGGCGGTAGAGGAGAGCCCACTTGGCATTTCAGTCTCTCTTAGTAGTCCCAGCTTGGCTTATTGTGATCCATACCTTGAGTCTAACCAGAGAACTGCAGAAAGAAGTATGGCCAATGAGGCCTATTATGACATGATGGGCCCCATGCAAAAGAGTGTTCCCAGACCCCACTACATGAGTATTGATATTGATGCTGGTGATGGCCTTCTTTTGGGGATGGGGAGTGCCAATccagaagatgatgatgatctgTTTTCTCAGAACATGTTGACTAACTGGAACTCCAACCACTCAGCAAACAACAACAGTTTAAGTGATCGTACACAAGCTGTGGGTTTTCGAGATGCATATCTTGATTTACGTCATCCAACACCCTCTTCTCATGTCGAGAGTTTGAAAACAAGAGCTTTGGAAACAAGCAACAGTTGTACATATAATTGCATTGATTCTCTCAAAGTCCACTCGTACATGGAAGCCACAGATAGTACACCCACCACTAGCAACCTTCACACTGACTCAGAGGGTGGTGAGTACCTACATTTATGCCCTGAAGGTACTCAGGATGTTGAATCATCTTCCAAATGTCATTCTGTCACAGAAAGTCAACATATTAATACACGGCAGAAGAACATTGCTCATAAACATATCAAAAACAATACATCAGACTTCCATGTAGGAGGTTACAGCAGAACAAATCCATCAACTCTTCCAAAAGATATTGTAGTGACTACAGAAAACATGTTACTCGAGACAAGGATATCCCCTGCACAAAATATGAAACTTGAGACTGGTGGTTCTGCTGGAGTGTTTGTAAAAATGGTGTCATGCCCTAAGGATCTGCCTAAGAGTGTCTCAGAGTGTAACCATTTGACAGACAGCGGGATGGTGCCCAACTACTCCAGTATCAGTCTGGTGGAAATTAATGACTGCACTGATATCCCCTCTGGAGTTCTTACAGATTATCCCTTGGACTATGCAGAGGTGGGCAATATTGAACTGACTCATAGACCGTTACAGCGGGAGACTGGGTCCAGACACTGTGAGGACATAATTAATCTTGCCTCTAGCAGCAGTCCATGTGAGGCCTTCAGCCCCGATAGTTATCACACATCCATTCAGCCGAAGTCCCTAGACAGTGGCTATGACACAGAGAACAATGAATCCCCAGAGTTTATCCTGAAAGACCTTGATGGGAATCCAACCCTTAGCACCAGTGTAGAATCAGATGAGTGTGACATGGTGCTCCAGATGGACCTAGATGAAGATGTCAATGTAATGCTCCTGCATCCACCCAGCAGTCATACACCACTGATCAGCCTTGGTGAGAGGAATCAGTACAGAGACTCTGCTTATTTTTCTGACTATGACGTGGAGAACGACAAGAGCCCCAGTGAAGGGGGTAGCAACTTTTTCAATCGCCAAGATGAGGAAGATATCTTTGAGCTCAAAGCGGAAAATGAGGGCTCAGAAAAGACAGTTAGGAAAGAAGGACATAGCATGGAGTGTGAGCATGGAAATAACATCTCTGTGACAAAGGACAACAATTTTGCCCTTAATGCTCATAAAATGTGTCTTAAAAAGACAAATCCAAATTCATCACCTACACTGGTTCCGATGATTTCCATGCTTTCTCCCTTTCCTCCAGAGATGGGGGGATGCTTGACAAAGGAGGCAACTCCAGATGATGGTATTGGGCTGGAATCTGATCACTCTGGAGAGGAACCAAACACTGAATGCTACTCTTCCACAGTGTCTGAAGGTTCTTCCTCGACACAGGAGGCATCGGGTGTGGAGGAGCCGTCTAACGGAGATTTCAGAGATTTTTCCTCAGCAGAGTCACTAGGTTCAGATTGTATCATAGTAGACTTCAGTGGGGAGATAATCCAAACAGAGGAGCAAGAGGCCTGTAACAAAGGGGACAATCCAGAGCTTCCAAGGGAAGGACACAATGAGGAAAAGGAAGATGAGGATTCAGTGGAAAAATGTGGCATAGGTCAAGCCTTTTCACAATCAAAGCGTGATGATTCCTTGGAGAGCGTTCTACCAGCCTTGCCAGAAGACCTTGATGTCCCAGCTCCACTGGGGAACGGAGAAGATGGAGATGAGGAGGATTCTGAGGATAGTGATGAGTCCGATGAAGAACTTCGTAGCTACAACATACAGGAGCAGAGTGATGAAAGTGATGACGAGTTCCCCGTGGTGCCTGTCATTGTGAGCGACCGTAGCAGTGTGCGGCATCTACGCAGCCTCCTCAAAATGCCCTCCATACTTACGCAGTCCTTCTGCGATGAACTGGAGAGCAAGAAAAAAGCGGTGTCATTCTTTGATGATGTCACTGTGTTTCTGTTCGACCAGGTTTGTAGAATTATTACTTAATAGTTACTTTCTTTTCCGAAAAATACATTGCTTTGTCCAATGCTAATATGACTCAACGTTTGTGTGTTGCTGTGTATTGATGCAGGAGAGCCCCACAGGTGAGCTTGGGGACTACAGTTTTCCTGTGGAGGTAGAACCTAACGGCCAGGCTTCAGAAGTGGAGCTTCCACAACCCCAAGATAGGGTCACTGCCCCTGAGGAGTCACCAGGAAGGAATTTCTCAGAAGAAAGTGGGTGTTCTTCTACCTTGATAAAATTTTTGCATAGGTATTACCTTTCGTTCAGTGATATTTCACAAGCCTCTCGCCCTAAACAGGTGGTGCGTTTGAGTGGCAAGATGATTTTCCGTTGATGCCAAGTCCTTCATCATCTGAACCTGGCTCTGATGAAATTACAACTCCACCCAACTCTCCCGTCAAGTCTCCAGATGAAAAACCAGCACCGCTTTCCCGATTTAGCGTCTCTCGTTTCTCCATTACGCATGTGTCAGACTCTGATGTGGACTCCATGGGAGGTCAGTCCAGCTCTGTACTTCTTCACATAAACACATTATTGATATAATTTAGGAATGGTTGACACTGGAAGTTAACTAGCTCTCTCATTTCGTCACACAGGTAACAGTGAGAATGGAGCCCAGGAGTAAAGGGGTCATTAACACATTCATTTGAAGAGGTGTTTAGAACCTGTATGGTTTTATTTGGTCTGATCAGACTGTGGGTTCTCCTGTATCGCtatcttttttgttgttttaaacgTGCTGGACGAAAGGGTCCTGTCAACCTGATATGCTGTTTGGACACAGTGCCTCATATTGTAGTGGATTAGCCAGCCCCTTCCAAGTGTTCCTAGACAGATGGTGGTTAAGTGACAGTCTGTTGAGAACAACAGTTATAAGAACAGAAAAAGAGATCTGTATAGCAGAACATATTTATTATCTATGTATTAAAACATGATGTATTAAGATTATAACTTATTTGCACAATTCAGTATCAGTATCATGCTGAAAACATCCTTTTTCCACACATAACTTGTAGGAAACAATAGATACAAGGCTGCTCTCCTCATTTGCTTGTTATGCCATATCGTCAATAAGTGATTTGTTAGGGTCTGAAATATGTCATTGTGCTTTTACATGTTCAGATTGACCAAATGAGCCGCATAAAATAGAGTGCAAGATGTTCTGCCCCCATAAAAGAAAGACCCCTAATTATTATTGAGGGTGAAAAACTATATACTGAGCCTGCTGCTACAAGCTGCTCAAGTGATATTTTCTATATTTGACCACTTTTAACTAAACTTTAGCTCAGGGGTGTTAAGGATATGGTACAAAAGTATTAACAATATAAACTATCATACTGTCTGCTGTTTTGCTTTTCGACAaacaattttcacaaaactCTACATGCACTTTTATTATATGAACTAAGACATCTTTTGTGCATCTCGTTCTTTATAATCAAGTACATCCAAATTAAGatcttatttatattttattaaagtgCAGTTGAATCATCAGGCTAGTTCTTCTCTGGTTAGCGCTTCTCTTTAGATCCctagatttttatttaaatatcgagattattttacatttcagcTCTAAGAATGACGAGCTGGCGAGCGCGCAATAAACCAGCGATTTTCTTCAACTAGTATGGTAGCGTTCATATAGGACAGCTTGCATATGGGTCATTCCTGTTATGCAGCCGTTTGAAAACTATGTTTGCTTCTATAAAGGGTGTTCAGACTGTCAGAAATATCAGGCACTTAAACCCTTTAAAACAAATCTCACGTGCTACATTCTAATTCAAAAAGTTCAAACTTTGGCATATCACAGTCCATCACAAGATACATTACTTAGTCATAATGCCTTGTCTGCAGATTTTGAATGCTAAAATGAGCGTAAGATTTGACTGTCACGGATTATAATTGTCAGACGATTTTAATTTCAgtctgttcttcacataaagCTACTCTATGacttctgaggaattaaataaGCTACATTTATGATACATTTATGGTGCTTTTACCATACTTTAAGCTGTAGACatttatttgtgagaaaaagtaaatgacattttttttgttgcatttttacCAGGTTTGAGTTGAATATAAAATGCCCAGTATAAGAGGAATGACCCTGATGGCGGTTAGTTTTTAGGTGCTTGTCAGGATCAGAAATTTAGGAAGTCTGTCTTGGGCACGAATAACATTTGCTTTGAATCCAAGGAACTGATTTCAGGACTGAGCGAAAAAACTGTGGGTTATCGAAAGCTTGGTACTTAAAGACACTTA encodes:
- the aatka gene encoding serine/threonine-protein kinase LMTK1 isoform X3, translated to MVQVQHLKSTDLGRHSLLYIKEMGHGWFGKVLLGEVNAGLSSTQVVVKELKASASVQEQMQFLEEVQPYRVLQHPALLQCLSQCSEVTPYLLVMEHCPLGDVKGYLRSCRATDSVTPDPLILQRMACEIASGLLYLHKHNYIHSDLALRNCLLTSELAVKIGDYGLSHSKYKDDYYVTADQIWVPLRWIAPELIDEVHGNLLVVDQTKASNVWSLGVTIWELFELGNQPYRHYSDRQVLTYAVKEQQLKLPKPLLKVPLCERWYEVMQFCWLQSEQRPVVEEVHLLLSYLCAKGTTEAEEDFEQRWNSLRPSLGSNSSHRTPAPEVASSTSSSFPLLEHFSMADSFQSENGDDILTVTETSHGLNFEYKWEQAQAEQPYCSSSASGPLGKNNPHYQDVYYPLSNSKGTCKGESLPLGVSPSYYGSDHPGVVPVLSAHSPSVSSEYYIRIEEPVECNINLEETNLDYSPRVEASNSSMYSTDRRSPVGSQPNSYWSAAKESISNDYDSDSSLNMEPLQRRVPNLVETSQSESYFSSNDRQNLQCEESPQAEPDVHLIRGYSSDSNQQRRGSGSLCHRLEAVEESPLGISVSLSSPSLAYCDPYLESNQRTAERSMANEAYYDMMGPMQKSVPRPHYMSIDIDAGDGLLLGMGSANPEDDDDLFSQNMLTNWNSNHSANNNSLSDRTQAVGFRDAYLDLRHPTPSSHVESLKTRALETSNSCTYNCIDSLKVHSYMEATDSTPTTSNLHTDSEGGEYLHLCPEGTQDVESSSKCHSVTESQHINTRQKNIAHKHIKNNTSDFHVGGYSRTNPSTLPKDIVVTTENMLLETRISPAQNMKLETGGSAGVFVKMVSCPKDLPKSVSECNHLTDSGMVPNYSSISLVEINDCTDIPSGVLTDYPLDYAEVGNIELTHRPLQRETGSRHCEDIINLASSSSPCEAFSPDSYHTSIQPKSLDSGYDTENNESPEFILKDLDGNPTLSTSVESDECDMVLQMDLDEDVNVMLLHPPSSHTPLISLGERNQYRDSAYFSDYDVENDKSPSEGGSNFFNRQDEEDIFELKAENEGSEKTVRKEGHSMECEHGNNISVTKDNNFALNAHKMCLKKTNPNSSPTLVPMISMLSPFPPEMGGCLTKEATPDDGIGLESDHSGEEPNTECYSSTVSEGSSSTQEASGVEEPSNGDFRDFSSAESLGSDCIIVDFSGEIIQTEEQEACNKGDNPELPREGHNEEKEDEDSVEKCGIGQAFSQSKRDDSLESVLPALPEDLDVPAPLGNGEDGDEEDSEDSDESDEELRSYNIQEQSDESDDEFPVVPVIVSDRSSVRHLRSLLKMPSILTQSFCDELESKKKAVSFFDDVTVFLFDQESPTGELGDYSFPVEVEPNGQASEVELPQPQDRVTAPEESPGRNFSEESGAFEWQDDFPLMPSPSSSEPGSDEITTPPNSPVKSPDEKPAPLSRFSVSRFSITHVSDSDVDSMGGNSENGAQE